A region of Saimiri boliviensis isolate mSaiBol1 chromosome 10, mSaiBol1.pri, whole genome shotgun sequence DNA encodes the following proteins:
- the NPC1L1 gene encoding NPC1-like intracellular cholesterol transporter 1 isoform X2, which translates to MAEAGLRSWLLWALLLHLAQSTYTPIRQPGYCAFYDECGKNPELSGGLTTLSNVSCLSNTPARSITGDHLTLLQKICPRLYTGPNTQACCSAKQLVSLEASMSITKALLTRCPACSDNFVNLHCHNTCSPNQSLFINVTRVAQRGSGQLPAVVAYEAFYQHSFAEQTYDSCSRVRIPAAATLAVGTMCGVYGSALCNAQRWLDFQGDTGNGLAPLDINFHLLEPGQAVGSGIQPLNEGVARCNESQGDNVVACSCQDCAASCPAIARPQALDSTFRLGRMPGGLVLIIILCSVFVVLTILLVRLRVAPARNKSKMEDPKEGTSLSDKLSFSTHTLLGQFFQGWGTWVASWPLTILVLSVMLVVALAAGLVFMELTTDPVELWSAPNSQARREKAFHDQHFGPFFRTNQVILTAPNRSSYRYDSLLLGPKNFSGILDLDLLLELLELQERLRHLQVWSPQAQRHISLQDICYAPLNPDNASLSDCCINSLLQYFQSNRTLLLLTANQTLKGETSQVDWKDHFLYCANAPLTFKDGTTLALSCMADYGAPVFPFLAVGGYKGKDYSEAEALIMTFSLNNYPAGDPRLAQAKLWEEAFLEEMRAFQRRTAGTFQVTFMAERSLEDEINRTTAEDLPIFATSYIVIFLYISLALGTYSSWSRVMVDSKATLGLGGVAVVLGAVMAAMGFLSYLGVRSSLIILQVVPFLVLSMGADNIFVFVLEYQGP; encoded by the exons ATGGCAGAGGCCGGCCTGAGGAGCTGGCTGCTGTGGGCCCTGCTCCTGCACTTG GCCCAGAGCACCTACACACCCATCCGCCAGCCTGGCTACTGCGCCTTCTACGACGAGTGTGGGAAGAACCCAGAGCTGTCTGGAGGCCTCACAACACTCTCCAACGTGTCCTGCCTGTCCAACACGCCAGCCCGCAGCATCACAGGTGATCACCTGACCCTGTTACAGAAAATCTGCCCCCGCCTCTACACTGGCCCCAACACTCAAGCCTGCTGCTCCGCCAAGCAGCTGGTGTCACTGGAAGCAAGTATGTCAATCACCAAGGCCCTCCTCACCCGCTGCCCGGCCTGCTCTGACAATTTCGTGAACCTGCACTGCCACAACACGTGCAGCCCCAACCAGAGCCTCTTCATCAATGTGACCCGAGTGGCCCAGCGAGGGAGTGGACAgctcccagctgtggtggcctATGAGGCTTTCTACCAGCACAGCTTTGCCGAGCAGACCTACGACTCCTGCAGCCGTGTTCGCATCCCCGCAGCCGCCACGCTGGCTGTGGGTACCATGTGTGGCGTGTATGGCTCTGCCCTTTGCAATGCCCAGCGCTGGCTCGACTTCCAGGGAGATACAGGGAATGGTCTAGCCCCACTGGAcatcaacttccacctcctggagcCCGGCCAGGCTGTGGGGAGCGGGATTCAGCCTCTGAATGAGGGGGTTGCACGTTGCAATGAGTCCCAAGGTGACAACGTGGTGGCCTGCTCCTGCCAGGACTGTGCTGCGTCCTGTCCTGCCATAGCCCGTCCCCAGGCCCTGGACTCCACCTTTCGCCTGGGCCGGATGCCGGGCGGGCTGGTCCTCATCATCATCCTCTGCTCTGTCTTCGTTGTGCTCACCATCCTGCTCGTAAGACTTCGTGTGGCCCCCGCCAGAAACAAAAGCAAGATGGAGGACCCCAAGGAAGGCACCAGCCTCTCTGACAAGCTCAGTTTCTCCACCCACACCCTCCTTGGCCAGTTCTTTCAGGGCTGGGGCACGTGGGTGGCTTCGTGGCCTCTGACCATCCTGGTGCTGTCTGTCATGCTGGTGGTGGCCTTGGCAGCAGGCCTGGTCTTTATGGAACTAACTACAGACCCTGTGGAGCTGTGGTCGGCCCCCAACAGCCAGGCCCGACGTGAGAAGGCTTTCCATGACCAGCATTTTGGCCCCTTCTTCCGAACCAACCAGGTGATCCTGACGGCTCCTAACCGGTCCAGCTACAGGTATGACTCCCTGCTGCTGGGGCCGAAGAACTTCAGCGGGATCCTGGACCTGGACTTGCTGCTGGAGCTGCTGGAGCTACAGGAGAGGCTGCGGCACCTCCAGGTGTGGTCGCCCCAGGCACAACGCCACATCTCCCTGCAGGACATCTGCTATGCCCCGCTCAATCCGGACAATGCCAGTCTCTCCGACTGCTGCATCAACAGCCTCCTGCAGTATTTCCAGAGCAATCGCACGCTCCTGCTGCTCACGGCCAACCAGACGCTGAAGGGGGAGACCTCCCAAGTTGACTGGAAGGACCACTTTCTGTACTGTGCCAA TGCCCCGCTTACCTTCAAGGATGGCACAACCCTGGCCCTGAGCTGCATGGCTGACTACGGGGCCCCTGTCTTTCCCTTCCTTGCCGTGGGGGGGTACAAAG GGAAGGACTATTCTGAAGCGGAGGCCTTGATCATGACGTTCTCCCTCAACAATTACCCTGCCGGGGACCCCCGTCTGGCCCAGGCCAAGCTCTGGGAGGAGGCCTTCTTGGAGGAAATGCGAGCCTTCCAGCGTCGGACGGCTGGCACATTCCAGGTCACGTTCATGGCTGAG CGCTCTCTGGAAGACGAGATCAATCGCACCACAGCCGAGGACCTGCCCATCTTTGCAACCAGCTACATCGTCATTTTCCTGTACATCTCCCTGGCCCTGGGCACCTATTCCAGCTGGAGCCGAGTGATG GTGGACTCCAAGGCTACACTGGGCCTTGGCGGGGTGGCCGTGGTCCTGGGAGCAGTCATGGCTGCCATGGGCTTCTTGTCCTACCTGGGAGTCCGTTCCTCCCTGATCATCCTGCAAGTGGTGCCTTTCCTGGTGCTGTCCATGGGGGCTGATAACATCTTCGTCTTTGTTCTCGAGTACCAG GGGCCCTGA